From Gopherus flavomarginatus isolate rGopFla2 chromosome 7, rGopFla2.mat.asm, whole genome shotgun sequence, the proteins below share one genomic window:
- the UCHL5 gene encoding ubiquitin carboxyl-terminal hydrolase isozyme L5 isoform X1: protein MSGGGSAGEWCLMESDPGVFTELIKGFGCRGAQVEEIWSLEPENFEKLKPVHGLIFLFKWQPGEEPAGSVVQDSRLDTIFFAKQVINNACATQAIVSVLLNCIHQDIHLGETLAEFKEFSQSFDAAMKGLALSNSEVIRQVHNSFARQQMFEFDAKSSAKEEDAFHFVSYVPVNGRLYELDGLREGPIDLGACNQDDWISAVRPVIEKRIQKYSEGEIRFNLMAIVSDRKMIYEQKIAELQQQLSEEEPMDTDQSGNILSSIQSEVAKYQMLIEEENQKLKRYKIENIRRKHNYLPFIMELLKTLAEHQQLIPLVEKAKEKQNAKKAQEAK, encoded by the exons GTTGCAGGGGAGCACAAGTTGAAGAAATATGGAGTCTGGAACCAGAGAACTTTGAAAAATTAAA ACCGGTTCATGGGCTGATCTTCCTCTTCAAGTGGCAGCCAGGAGAAGAGCCAGCAGGCTCTGTTGTTCAGGATTCCAGACTAGACACAATATTTTTTGCTAAACAG GTAATAAACAATGCTTGTGCTACTCAAGCCATAGTAAGTGTGCTATTAAACTGTATCCATCAAGATATCCATCTAGGAGAGACACTAGCAGAATTTAAAGAATTTTCACAAAGTTTTGATGCTGCG atgaAAGGTTTGGCACTAAGCAACTCAGAAGTGATTCGACAGGTTCACAATAGTTTTGCCAG ACAACAAATGTTTGAGTTTGATGCAAAGTCATCAGCAAAAGAAGAAGATGCATTTCACTTTGTAAGTTATGTTCCTGTTAATGGAAGGCTATATGAACTAGATGGACTAAGGGAAGGACCAATTGATTTAG GTGCCTGTAATCAAGATGATTGGATCAGTGCTGTCAGGCCTGTCATAGAGAAACGAATACAAAA ATACAGTGAAGGGGAGATAAGATTTAACCTTATGGCCATTGTGTCTGACAGAAAAATGATATATGAGCAGAAGATAGCAGAATTACAGCAGCAACTTTCAGAG GAAGAGCCAATGGATACAGACCAGAGTGGTAATATATTAAGTTCTATTCAGTCAGAAGTTGCAAAATATCAGATGTTAATTGAAGAAGAGAACCAAAAACTAAAAAGATACAAG ATTGAAAATATTAGAAGAAAACATAACTACCTGCCTTTCATCATGGAATTGTTAAAAACTTTAGCAGAACACCAGCAGTTAATACCACTGGTAGAGAAG gcaaaagaaaaacagaatgccAAGAAAGCTCAGGAGGCCAAGTGA
- the UCHL5 gene encoding ubiquitin carboxyl-terminal hydrolase isozyme L5 isoform X2: protein MKGLALSNSEVIRQVHNSFARQQMFEFDAKSSAKEEDAFHFVSYVPVNGRLYELDGLREGPIDLGACNQDDWISAVRPVIEKRIQKYSEGEIRFNLMAIVSDRKMIYEQKIAELQQQLSEEEPMDTDQSGNILSSIQSEVAKYQMLIEEENQKLKRYKIENIRRKHNYLPFIMELLKTLAEHQQLIPLVEKAKEKQNAKKAQEAK from the exons atgaAAGGTTTGGCACTAAGCAACTCAGAAGTGATTCGACAGGTTCACAATAGTTTTGCCAG ACAACAAATGTTTGAGTTTGATGCAAAGTCATCAGCAAAAGAAGAAGATGCATTTCACTTTGTAAGTTATGTTCCTGTTAATGGAAGGCTATATGAACTAGATGGACTAAGGGAAGGACCAATTGATTTAG GTGCCTGTAATCAAGATGATTGGATCAGTGCTGTCAGGCCTGTCATAGAGAAACGAATACAAAA ATACAGTGAAGGGGAGATAAGATTTAACCTTATGGCCATTGTGTCTGACAGAAAAATGATATATGAGCAGAAGATAGCAGAATTACAGCAGCAACTTTCAGAG GAAGAGCCAATGGATACAGACCAGAGTGGTAATATATTAAGTTCTATTCAGTCAGAAGTTGCAAAATATCAGATGTTAATTGAAGAAGAGAACCAAAAACTAAAAAGATACAAG ATTGAAAATATTAGAAGAAAACATAACTACCTGCCTTTCATCATGGAATTGTTAAAAACTTTAGCAGAACACCAGCAGTTAATACCACTGGTAGAGAAG gcaaaagaaaaacagaatgccAAGAAAGCTCAGGAGGCCAAGTGA